The following proteins come from a genomic window of Longimicrobium sp.:
- a CDS encoding bifunctional homocysteine S-methyltransferase/methylenetetrahydrofolate reductase: protein MPDFRELLADGRPHLFDGAMGTMLYAKGVYINRCYDELCTTQPDLVADVHRAYVKAGAEILETNTYGANRAKLARYGLEDRTAEINACAGALARRAAGDRVYVAGAMGPLGMRIEPFGPTSADEARSIFREQAEGLAAGGVDLFVLETFADLEEIHQAILAVREVCDLPVVAHMTIREDGRTPFGTEAATLAERLAGWGAEVVGLNCSVGPSAMLAATDEMLAATDRPLIMQPNAGLPRDVDGRTIYMASPEYMATYTARLIRKGVRFVGGCCGTTPEHIARMAGALRMLAPAQSTRVHAAAHEPDSRAIEPVPLAERSEWGRKLVTGEFLTTVEIVPPRGVNPAAMLDGVRLLKAAGVDGVNVPDGPRAQSRMGALATALIIQQQVGMEAVVHYACRDRNLLGMLSDLLGAQALGLRNMLFVTGDPPKMGPYPDATAVFDIDAIGLTNLAARLNRGLDPGGNVLGDATSFVLGVGVNPGAEDLEHELRRFYWKVEAGAEYAITQPVFDLRQLESFVARIEKEGIRIPIIAGIWPLVSARNAEFLANEVPGVVVPPDVMERMRRASDLGKEAAVEEGTLIAQEMLRDSLPIIQGVQVSAPFGRVPLALRVFEAIPGWRGAAEAA, encoded by the coding sequence ATGCCCGACTTCCGCGAGCTCCTGGCCGACGGCCGCCCACACCTCTTCGACGGGGCGATGGGGACGATGCTGTACGCCAAGGGGGTGTACATCAACCGCTGCTACGACGAGCTGTGCACCACCCAGCCCGACCTGGTGGCGGACGTGCACCGCGCCTACGTCAAGGCGGGCGCCGAGATCCTGGAGACGAACACGTACGGCGCCAACCGCGCCAAGCTGGCGCGCTACGGCCTCGAAGACCGCACGGCCGAGATCAACGCCTGCGCCGGCGCCCTCGCCCGCCGCGCCGCAGGCGACCGTGTCTACGTCGCAGGGGCCATGGGGCCGCTGGGGATGCGCATCGAGCCGTTCGGGCCCACGTCGGCCGACGAGGCGCGCTCCATCTTCCGCGAGCAGGCGGAGGGGCTGGCCGCTGGCGGCGTGGACCTCTTCGTCCTGGAGACGTTCGCGGACCTCGAGGAGATCCACCAGGCGATCCTGGCGGTGCGCGAGGTGTGCGACCTCCCCGTGGTGGCGCACATGACGATCCGCGAGGACGGGCGCACCCCCTTCGGCACCGAGGCGGCGACGCTTGCCGAGCGGCTGGCCGGGTGGGGCGCGGAAGTCGTGGGGCTCAACTGCAGCGTGGGCCCCAGCGCCATGCTCGCCGCGACCGACGAGATGCTCGCCGCCACCGACCGGCCGCTCATCATGCAGCCCAACGCCGGCCTCCCGCGCGACGTGGACGGCCGCACCATCTACATGGCGTCGCCGGAGTACATGGCCACGTACACGGCGCGCCTCATCCGCAAGGGCGTGCGCTTCGTGGGCGGCTGCTGCGGCACCACGCCCGAGCACATCGCGCGCATGGCGGGCGCGCTGCGCATGCTGGCCCCCGCGCAGTCCACGCGCGTCCACGCCGCCGCGCACGAGCCCGACAGCCGGGCGATCGAGCCGGTGCCGCTCGCCGAGCGCTCGGAGTGGGGGCGCAAGCTGGTCACGGGCGAGTTCCTGACCACGGTGGAGATCGTCCCGCCGCGCGGCGTCAACCCGGCCGCGATGCTGGACGGCGTGCGCCTCCTCAAGGCGGCGGGGGTGGACGGCGTCAACGTGCCGGACGGCCCGCGCGCGCAGTCGCGGATGGGCGCACTGGCCACGGCGCTCATCATCCAGCAGCAGGTGGGGATGGAGGCGGTGGTCCACTACGCCTGCCGCGACCGCAACCTGCTCGGGATGCTCTCGGACCTGCTCGGGGCGCAGGCGCTGGGGCTGCGCAACATGCTCTTCGTCACGGGCGACCCGCCCAAGATGGGCCCGTACCCGGACGCCACGGCCGTCTTCGACATCGACGCCATCGGGCTCACGAACCTGGCCGCGCGCCTCAACCGCGGCCTCGACCCCGGCGGCAACGTGCTGGGCGACGCCACCTCCTTCGTCCTGGGCGTGGGCGTCAACCCCGGCGCGGAGGACCTGGAGCACGAGCTGCGTCGCTTCTACTGGAAGGTGGAGGCGGGCGCGGAGTACGCCATCACGCAGCCCGTCTTCGACCTGCGCCAGCTGGAGTCGTTCGTGGCGCGCATCGAAAAGGAGGGGATCCGCATCCCGATCATCGCCGGGATCTGGCCGCTGGTCTCCGCCCGCAACGCCGAGTTCCTGGCCAACGAGGTCCCCGGCGTCGTCGTCCCACCTGACGTCATGGAGCGCATGCGCCGCGCGAGCGACCTGGGCAAGGAGGCCGCGGTGGAGGAGGGCACCCTGATCGCCCAGGAGATGCTGCGCGATTCGCTCCCGATCATCCAGGGCGTGCAGGTGAGCGCGCCGTTCGGCCGCGTGCCGCTCGCGCTGCGGGTGTTCGAGGCGATTCCCGGGTGGCGCGGGGCGGCGGAGGCGGCGTAG